The Thunnus thynnus chromosome 24, fThuThy2.1, whole genome shotgun sequence genome window below encodes:
- the bzw1a gene encoding eIF5-mimic protein 2-A has product MNNQKQQKPTLTGQRFKTRKRDEKERFDPTQFQESIVQGLNQTGTDLEAVAKFLDASGAKLDYRRYAETLFDILVAGGMLAPGGTLSDDMTRTEFCLFTAQEDLETMQAYAQVFNKLIRRYKYLEKGFEEEIKKLLLFLKGFTESERNKLAMLTGILLANGNISASILNSLFNENLVKEGVSAAFAVKLFKSWINERDINSVAGSLRKVGMDNRLMELFPANKRSCEHFSKYFTDAGLKELSDFARNQQSIGARKELQKELQEQMSRGDPQKEIIAFTKEEMKKANLSEQAMIGIIWTSVMSSVEWNKKEELVTEQAIKHLKQYSPLLKAFTSQGLSELSLLLKIQEYCYDNIHFMKAFQKIVVLLYKADVLSEEAILKWYTEAHVAKGKSVFLEQMKKFVEWLKNAEEESESDEEEAD; this is encoded by the exons ATGAATAATCAAAAGCAGCAAAAGCCAACGCTAACCGGCCAGCGTTTCAAAACGAGGAAAAGAG ATGAAAAGGAGAGGTTTGACCCTACTCAGTTTCAAGAAAGTATCGTACAAGGCTTGAATCAAACTGGCACTGACTTGGAAGCGGTCGCAAAGTTCCTTGATGCCTCTGGCGCCAAGCTTGACTACCGCCGGTATGCAGAGACACTCTTTGACATCCTGGTGGCCGGCGGCATGCTGG CCCCAGGCGGGACTCTGTCTGACGACATGACCCGTACTGAGTTCTGCCTCTTCACGGCACAAGAAGACCTGGAGACAATGCAAGCATATGCTCAG GTTTTTAACAAGCTGATCAGGCGTTACAAGTACCTGGAGAAGGGTTTCGAAGAGGAGATCAAGAAG TTGCTGCTGTTTCTAAAGGGGTTCACTGAGTCTGAGCGCAACAAACTGGCCATGCTGACCGGCATCCTGCTGGCCAATGGCAACATATCAGCCTCCATCCTGAACAGCCTCTTCAATGAGAACCTCGTCAAAGAGG GAGTATCTGCAGCCTTCGCTGTCAAGCTGTTCAAGTCATGGATCAATGAGAGGGACATCAACTCTGTTGCCGGCAGTCTCCGCAAAGTCGGCATGGACAACAGGCTGAtg GAACTCTTTCCTGCCAACAAACGGAGCTGCGAGCATTTTTCTAAGTACTTCACCGACGCCGGGCTAAAGGAGCTGTCCGACTTCGCCCGCAACCAGCAGTCCATCGGCGCCCGCAAAGAGCTGCAGAAGGAGCTCCAGGAGCAGATGTCCCGCGGTGACCCGCAAAAGGAG ATTATCGCCTTCACcaaggaggagatgaagaaggCCAACTTATCTGAGCAGGCCATGATTGGCATCATCTGGACCAGCGTGATGAGCTCTGTGGAGTGGAACAAGAAGGAAGAGCTGGTGACCGAACAAGCCATCAAACACTTGAAG CAATACAGCCCTCTGCTGAAAGCCTTCACCTCCCAGGGTCTGTCTGAGCTCAGCCTGCTGCTGAAGATCCAGGAGTACTGCTACGACAACATCCACTTCATGAAGGCCTTTCAGAAGATCGTGGTGCTCCTCTACAAAG CGGACGTTCTGAGCGAAGAGGCCATACTGAAGTGGTACACTGAAGCCCACGTCGCCAAGGGGAAGAGCGTTTTCCTCGAGCAAATGAAAAAATTTGTCGAGTGGCTGAAGAATGCGGAGGAAG aGTCTGAATCGGACGAAGAGGAGGCGGACTAA
- the si:ch211-246m6.4 gene encoding basic helix-loop-helix transcription factor scleraxis, producing the protein MCNLRPPARPQQLQSDPNRARMKSTGSAQPDGFTSDLDDLDSGSGSDSSDGKSTGGCSPRREPGEEAAAGGGSRAGAPRRRRRRRRSSGGGRGSGGDAHLPGVSKQRQAANARERDRTHSVNTAFTALRTLIPTEPADRKLSKIETLRLASSYISHLANVLLLGEDCRDGQPCVRYQSILHGSAALSAPSLRPICTFCLSNQRKLLRDGGKHSAAV; encoded by the exons ATGTGCAACCTCCGCCCGCCCGCACGGCCCCAGCAGCTCCAGTCAGACCCGAACAGAGCCAGGATGAAGTCCACAGGCAGCGCGCAGCCCGACGGCTTCACCTCCGACCTGGACGACCTGGACAGCGGCAGCGGCAGCGACAGCTCCGATGGGAAGTCCACCGGCGGCTGCAGCCCGCGCAGAGAGCCGGGGGAGGAGGCAGCCGCCGGAGGTGGTTCCCGTGCCGGGGCGCCGAGACGGAGGAGAAGGCGGAGACGGAGCAGCGGCGGAGGTAGAGGAAGCGGTGGAGACGCTCATTTGCCCGGCGTCAGCAAACAGCGGCAGGCGGCCAACGCGCGGGAGCGGGACAGGACGCACAGCGTGAACACCGCCTTCACGGCGCTCCGCACTCTCATTCCCACCGAGCCCGCCGACAGGAAGCTCTCCAAGATAGAGACGCTGCGTCTGGCCTCCAGCTACATCTCCCACCTGGCCAACGTGCTGCTGCTGGGGGAGGACTGCCGGGACGGACAGCCATGCGTCCGCTACCAGAGCATCCTGCACGGCTCCGCTGCGCTCAGCGCGCCGTCCCTGCGGCCCATCTGCACTTTCTGCCTCAGCAACCAGAGGAAGCTG CTCAGAGATGGAGGGAAGcactcagctgctgtgtga